Proteins encoded in a region of the Quercus lobata isolate SW786 chromosome 8, ValleyOak3.0 Primary Assembly, whole genome shotgun sequence genome:
- the LOC115958167 gene encoding Golgi to ER traffic protein 4 homolog, translating into MSRERLKRGTLPPAQENIEKLQKVVVEGNYYGAQQMYKSISARYVSAQRYSDALDILQSGACIQLKHGQITCGAELAVLFVETLVKGKIPYDSDALDRVRKIYKMFPQIPLPQHLPDDDEMEQISEALGAAKIRVDGCSSFLKAALKWSVEFGAHRSGSPELHVMLAEYMYSESPEVDMARVSNHFVRGNSPKKFASVLVNFMGKCYPGEDDLAIARAILMYLAMGNLRDANYLMDEIKKQLESNQLDFPQSDLIQFIIYLLQTLQRDALPLFNMLGASYKTSIEREPAFNELLDEIVAKFYGVRRRNPLQGVFGDIFKMMGGE; encoded by the exons ATGTCGCGTGAGAGACTCAAGAGAGGTACACTACCTCCGGCTCAAGAG AATATTGAGAAATTGCAGAAAGTTGTAGTGGAGGGTAATTATTATGGAGCTCAACAAATGTACAAATCAATTAGTGCAAG ATACGTATCTGCTCAGCGGTATTCTGATGCCTTGGACATCCTTCAATCTGGTGCATGCATCCAATTGAAACATGGGCAG attacTTGTGGGGCGGAGCTTGCTGTGTTGTTTGTGGAGACACTTGTTAAAGGGAAAATTCCTTACGACAGTGATGCCCTTG ACCGTGTCAGGAAAATTTACAAGATGTTTCCTCAGATTCCTCTGCCGCAACACTTGCCAGATGATGATGAAATGGAACAAATTTCTGAAGCCCTTGGGGCAGCAAAAATACGTGTAGATGGCTGCTCATCATTCTTAAAAGCTGCTTTAAA GTGGTCTGTGGAGTTTGGAGCGCATAGGAGTGGATCTCCTGAACTACATGTTATGCTAGCTGAATATATGTATTCTGAATCTCCTGAAGTG GACATGGCTAGAGTATCAAATCATTTTGTTAGAGGAAATAGCCCAAAGAAGTTTGCTTCTGTTCTAGTGAATTTTATGGGGAAG TGTTATCCAGGTGAAGATGATTTGGCCATTGCACGGGCAATTTTAAT GTATTTAGCTATGGGTAATCTGAGAGATGCTAACTATCTCATGGATGAGATAAAGAAACAACTGGAATCAAATCAGCTTGACTTTCCCCAATCAGATTTAATCCAGTTCATCATATATCTTTTGCAAAC ATTGCAAAGAGATGCTTTGCCTCTTTTTAATATGTTGGGAGCTAGTTACAAGACAAGTATAGAAAGGGAACCTGCATTTAATGAG TTGCTAGATGAAATTGTGGCAAAATTCTATGGAGTGCGGCGTAGAAATCCCCTGCAAGGGGTGTTTGGGGATATCTTCAAG ATGATGGGAGGTGAATAG
- the LOC115958538 gene encoding pentatricopeptide repeat-containing protein At2g16880 → MLKTLTHTDSDTAIVTTMNNTTKPQVLEAITKILTTPNTPLETLTPHLPNLTQPLFVSLLSSKTLSSRPSTLLSFFKFVQSRSPSLTSSPHSLLSLLPSLFAHKKFSDAKSLLVSFIASDRHHELHRFLLHPPRLVPEPSKALLDTSIGAYVQSKQPHLAMQIFHKMKRLRFTPNLLTCNTLLNALVRHPSTYSISLCRDVFKDAVKLGVNLNTNSFNIMIYGYCLENKFSDALGLVNIMSEFGCSPDNVSYNTILDAFCKKGRLNEARDLLLDMKNRGLLPNRNTYNILVCGYCKMGWLKEAASVMELMTRDNLLPDIWTYNMLIWGLCKEGRMEEAFRLRDEMENLKLLPDVVTYNTLIDGCFEWQGSSDALKLIEEMSEKGVKMNAVTHNILVKWFCKEGKMEEASTTLRKMEEIGFSPDCVTYNTLINGYCKAGNMGEAFRMMDEMGRKGLKMDTVTLNTILHTLCGEKKLAEAYKLLNSATRRGYIIDEVSYGTLMMGYFKDEKPDKALEVWDMMKEKGVLPSIVTYNSIIGGLCQSGKTDQAIDKLNELLESGFVPDETSYNTIMHGYCQEGDVEKAFQFHNKMVENSFKPDVFTCNILLCGLCREGMLEKALKLFNTWISKGKTIDTVTYNTLISSLCKEGRFEDVFDLLEEMEEKKLGPDQYTYNAILGALIDAGRIKEAEEFMSKMVEMGKLSDQSSQLGKEQDDGTHDNPEGSDSSSIAHSEQIKELCTQGKYKEAMCIYEELTQKGVSVNKSTVFSLMDGLIKRRKSISKVARL, encoded by the coding sequence ATGCTTAAAACCCTAACACACACAGACTCAGACACAGCCATTGTGACCACCATGAACAACACCACCAAACCTCAAGTCCTCGAAGCCATAACCAAAATCCTCACAACCCCAAACACGCCACTCGAAACCCTAACCCCACATCTCCCAAACCTGACCCAACCCCTCTTCGTCTCTCTGCTCTCCTCCAAAACCCTATCCTCACGCCCTTCGACCctcctctccttcttcaaaTTCGTCCAATCCCGCTCTCCTTCCCTCACTTCCTCTCCCCATTCCCTCCTCTCTCTCCTCCCTTCCCTCTTCGCCCACAAGAAATTCTCCGACGCCAAGTCCCTCCTCGTATCCTTCATCGCCTCCGACCGCCACCACGAGCTCCACCGCTTCCTCCTCCACCCGCCTCGCCTCGTTCCCGAACCCTCCAAAGCCCTTCTTGACACCTCCATTGGCGCCTATGTCCAATCCAAGCAGCCCCACCTCGCCATGCAGATTTTCCACAAGATGAAGCGCCTTCGTTTCACCCCGAATTTGCTTACTTGCAACACACTCCTCAATGCTCTGGTAAGACACCCGTCCACGTATTCGATTTCTTTGTGTAGAGATGTTTTTAAGGATGCTGTTAAGTTAGGTGTGAATTTGAATACTAATAGCTTTAATATTATGATTTATGGGTATTGCTTGGAGAACAAGTTTAGTGATGCTTTAGGGTTGGTTAATATAATGAGTGAGTTTGGTTGTTCGCCTGATAATGTGAGTTATAATACAATATTGGACGCGTTTTGTAAAAAAGGGAGGTTGAATGAGGCTAGGGATTTGTTGTTGGATATGAAGAATAGAGGGTTGTTGCCAAATAGGAACACATATAATATTTTGGTTTGTGGGTATTGTAAGATGGGGTGGTTGAAGGAGGCGGCGAGTGTGATGGAGTTGATGACGAGGGATAATTTGTTGCCTGATATTTGGACGTATAATATGTTGATTTGGGGGTTGTGTAAGGAGGGTAGGATGGAGGAAGCTTTTAGGTTGAGAGATGAGATGGAGAATTTGAAATTGTTGCCAGATGTGGTTACGTATAATACGTTGATTGACGGGTGTTTTGAGTGGCAGGGAAGTTCGGATGCGTTGAAGTTGATTGAGGAAATGAGTGAGAAAGGAGTGAAGATGAATGCGGTTACTCATAATATATTGGTTAAGTGGTTTTGTAAGGAGGGGAAGATGGAAGAAGCAAGTACTACTTTGAGGAAGATGGAAGAAATTGGGTTTTCTCCGGATTGCGTTACTTACAATACTTTGATTAATGGGTATTGTAAAGCAGGGAACATGGGGGAAGCGTTTAGAATGATGGATGAGATGGGTAGGAAAGGCTTGAAGATGGATACTGTTACCCTTAATACCATTCTACACACTCTTTGTGGGGAGAAGAAGCTTGCTGAAGCTTATAAGTTGCTCAATAGTGCCACTAGGCGAGGTTATATTATTGATGAGGTAAGCTATGGAACTTTGATGATGGGATACTTTAAGGATGAAAAGCCGGACAAAGCCTTGGAGGTTTGGGATATGATGAAGGAGAAAGGGGTCCTTCCCAGTATTGTCACCTATAACTCTATAATTGGAGGACTATGCCAATCTGGAAAAACTGATCAAGCAATAGACAAATTGAATGAGCTTTTAGAGAGTGGTTTTGTCCCAGATGAAACTTCATACAACACAATTATGCATGGTTACTGCCAGGAGGGGGATGTTGAGAAAGCATTTCAgttccacaacaaaatggtcgAGAATTCATTTAAGCCGGATGTGTTTACGTGTAATATTCTTCTCTGTGGGCTTTGTAGAGAGGGTATGCTAGAAAAGGCTCTTAAGCTTTTCAACACATGGATTTCAAAAGGGAAAACAATTGATACAGTCACTTACAACACATTGATTTCAAGCCTATGCAAAGAGGGGAGATTTGAGGATGTATTTGATCTTCTTGAAGaaatggaagagaagaaattaGGTCCTGACCAGTATACATATAATGCCATTCTTGGTGCGCTTATAGATGCAGGCAGAATTAAGGAAGCAGAGGAGTTTATGTCAAAAATGGTTGAAATGGGAAAACTATCTGATCAGTCATCACAACTAGGCAAGGAGCAAGATGATGGAA
- the LOC115958539 gene encoding uncharacterized protein LOC115958539, translating to MGDSKAKAEVVEVKAMEATAERFEEYGQVIEASPDGDEFGPQDAQLDLSRGIPRFYIMHIENRPLKFSTITHHASVTQCLGSVGGNVWYLGVAKPSIVDDNEVKDDTGGNNEIVQSHCGHFYVPPAVESVRVFRVEGSKFLKLNRGTWHAGPLFKADTMDFYNLELSNTNVVDHTTHNFKRENGVAFLIND from the exons ATGGGTGACTCAAAGGCTAAAGCAGAGGTTGTAGAGGTGAAGGCGATGGAAGCAACAGCAGAGAGGTTTGAAGAGTATGGTCAAGTCATAGAGGCTTCACCTGATGGTGATGAGTTCGGACCCCAAGATGCTCAGCTTGACCTCAGCCGTGGCATCcccag GTTTTACATCATGCACATTGAAAACCGACCACTCAAGTTCTCCACAATCACACATCATGCAAGTGTGACCCAATGCCTTGGTTCAGTTGGTGGTAATGTTTGGTACCTGGGGGTTGCTAAGCCATCCATTGTGGACGATAATGAAGTTAAGGATGACACTGGCGGCAACAATGAAATTGTGCAGTCTCATTGTGGTCATTTCTACGTGCCTCCGGCTGTTGAGAGTGTCCGTGTTTTCAGAGTTGAGGGATCGAAGTTTCTGAAGCTGAATCGAGGGACATGGCATGCAGGACCATTGTTTAAGGCTGATACAATGGACTTCTACAACTTGGAATTGAGCAACACCAAt gTGGTTGATCATACCACACACAACTTCAAAAGGGAAAATGGAGTGGCCTTCTTGATTAATGACTAG
- the LOC115957470 gene encoding uncharacterized protein LOC115957470, with translation MSSSEALQAAKVYRELLKAVKKHIPKEDGKKRFKEYVTNEFRNNSTLSDPSSVHQKIKLANDYTLLLNSVHHHKDLLFSYNIAVDRSEEMKRVLGKSAASVGLQLPDVYQP, from the exons ATGAGCAGCTCTGAAGCATTGCAAGCTGCCAAGGTGTATAGGGAGCTTCTCAAAGCTGTCAAGAAGCACATTCCCAAGGAGGATGGCAAGAAGCGTTTCAAAGAATATGTAACCAATGAGTTCCGAAACAACTCCACGCTTTCAGACCCTTCGTCTGTCCACCAGAAAATCAAGCTCGCTAATGACTACACCCTTCTACTTAATAGCGTCCACCATCACAAG GACCTACTGTTCTCTTACAACATTGCTGTGGATAGAtcagaagaaatgaaaagagtATTGGGAAAATCTGCAGCAAGCGTTGGTCTTCAGCTTCCTGACGTCTATCAGCCGTGA